The following coding sequences are from one bacterium window:
- a CDS encoding methionyl-tRNA formyltransferase, whose protein sequence is MALKIAYFGQAPFGRDVLVRLLEAGHEIVGVYAPREGKRPDPLAEEALSRGLRLFRYGAMRRKGEPIAERVAEHAALGADLNVLAFVTMILPEAVVEAPLHGSLCFHPSLLPRFRGGNALAWQIIEGESEAGVTVFRSDAGVDTGPIVVQKGGVAIERHHTAASLYFEQLYELGVLAMVEAVDLVDSGKAEYRPQDESLASFQGLLDDDVAAIDWGRSATELDCLMRGCDPAPGAHTTLAGEEIRLFGVTATVGSGTPGEIVGHDDGAALVAATGGALRVERVRLAGKGKQPAAEVLEIGARLG, encoded by the coding sequence ATGGCGCTGAAGATCGCGTATTTCGGGCAAGCTCCTTTCGGGCGCGACGTGCTGGTGCGGCTGCTCGAGGCGGGGCATGAGATCGTCGGGGTGTACGCGCCGCGGGAGGGAAAGCGCCCCGACCCGCTGGCAGAGGAGGCCCTGAGCCGCGGCCTGCGATTGTTCCGCTATGGCGCGATGCGCCGCAAGGGCGAGCCGATCGCCGAGCGCGTCGCCGAACACGCGGCATTGGGGGCCGACCTGAATGTGCTCGCGTTCGTGACGATGATCCTGCCGGAGGCGGTGGTCGAGGCCCCGCTGCATGGCTCTCTGTGTTTTCATCCGTCGCTGCTTCCGCGTTTCCGGGGCGGGAACGCACTGGCCTGGCAGATCATCGAGGGCGAGAGCGAGGCCGGTGTGACGGTGTTTCGGTCGGACGCGGGGGTCGATACGGGCCCGATCGTCGTACAGAAGGGGGGCGTGGCGATCGAAAGGCATCACACCGCGGCCAGTTTGTATTTCGAGCAGCTCTACGAGCTGGGCGTCCTGGCCATGGTCGAGGCCGTCGATCTCGTCGACAGCGGCAAGGCCGAGTACCGACCTCAGGACGAGAGCCTCGCCAGTTTCCAGGGGCTCCTCGATGACGACGTTGCGGCGATCGATTGGGGCCGTTCCGCCACCGAGCTGGATTGCTTGATGCGTGGCTGCGATCCGGCTCCGGGCGCGCATACCACGCTGGCCGGCGAAGAAATCCGCTTGTTCGGTGTGACCGCAACGGTAGGCAGTGGCACGCCCGGGGAGATCGTCGGCCACGACGACGGTGCAGCCCTGGTCGCGGCTACGGGCGGCGCGTTGCGGGTGGAACGCGTTCGTTTGGCCGGCAAGGGCAAGCAGCCCGCCGCCGAAGTGCTGGAGATCGGTGCCCGACTCGGCTGA
- a CDS encoding VCBS repeat-containing protein, which yields MLRPAFLSAFVFAALFVALPTNAKQVIGQTNARLAWSSASGPVVQYAVFESRNGGAYSSTPDQIVSGTTAMVQGQAGNTVRIRVAALDAQGKQGPLSPISEAVQFLAAPPPSGGGGGNSGGGGGNSGGGGGSSGGGGSSGGGGDSGGGNPNKELGSIDMDGNGSADLLFFEPNSGDLIVSLMDRGRLIRTKTIGRQDDDSLVPIEVADFDGDGQADVLWHDAQYRQSEVWRLRGTRASVQTLPTPSSVWHIAGCADLNDDDVTDILWTRESGANVLWMLNRQAAVGATKAIDAAPAGSKLAGSGDLDGDGHTDLIWQNGGALEWWKMNRDKPRAIVTLPSVRAGDRISSVVDLDADGRDDLVWSMDRRAKKKARRRGKRTVHYVVVWFSNGMQTPESSVVASSYSAYQIGGLSDVDGDGVGDIAIQVAGKTWGAEIERRRVSIRTKKKNRKRRRRIRWATQWKAADGGPAPEWQVLAP from the coding sequence ATGCTCCGACCGGCATTTCTAAGCGCATTCGTGTTCGCGGCTCTCTTCGTCGCGCTTCCGACGAACGCAAAGCAGGTGATTGGGCAGACCAACGCCAGGTTGGCCTGGTCGTCCGCCTCAGGCCCGGTCGTCCAGTACGCGGTCTTCGAATCCCGCAACGGCGGTGCCTACTCCTCCACCCCGGACCAGATCGTGAGTGGCACGACGGCCATGGTGCAGGGCCAGGCGGGCAACACGGTGCGCATTCGGGTTGCCGCTCTCGACGCCCAGGGTAAGCAGGGCCCCCTCTCCCCGATTTCGGAAGCCGTCCAGTTCCTCGCAGCGCCGCCTCCTTCTGGTGGTGGAGGTGGAAACTCCGGTGGCGGTGGCGGAAACTCCGGTGGCGGTGGCGGAAGCTCCGGCGGTGGAGGTAGCTCCGGCGGTGGAGGCGACTCCGGCGGCGGCAATCCGAACAAAGAACTCGGCAGCATCGACATGGATGGGAATGGCAGCGCCGACCTGTTGTTCTTCGAGCCCAACTCGGGTGACCTGATCGTTTCACTCATGGACCGGGGCCGACTGATCCGCACCAAGACGATTGGACGCCAGGACGACGACAGCCTGGTGCCCATCGAGGTTGCTGATTTCGATGGCGACGGGCAGGCCGACGTCCTCTGGCACGACGCCCAGTACCGCCAGAGCGAGGTGTGGAGGTTGCGCGGCACGCGGGCCTCCGTCCAGACGTTGCCGACGCCTTCGTCGGTCTGGCACATCGCTGGCTGCGCAGACCTCAACGACGATGACGTGACCGATATCCTCTGGACCCGCGAGAGCGGAGCCAACGTTCTCTGGATGCTCAATCGGCAAGCCGCAGTCGGCGCGACGAAGGCGATCGATGCCGCTCCGGCGGGTTCCAAGTTGGCCGGCAGCGGCGATCTCGACGGCGACGGGCATACCGACTTGATCTGGCAAAATGGCGGAGCCCTCGAGTGGTGGAAGATGAACCGCGACAAGCCCAGGGCGATCGTGACCCTTCCTTCGGTCCGTGCGGGCGACCGGATCTCTTCAGTGGTCGATCTCGACGCGGACGGCCGGGACGATCTCGTGTGGAGCATGGATCGTCGAGCCAAGAAGAAGGCGAGGCGTCGAGGCAAGCGAACCGTTCACTACGTCGTCGTCTGGTTCTCGAATGGCATGCAGACCCCGGAGTCTTCGGTCGTGGCTTCGAGCTACTCGGCGTACCAGATCGGCGGATTGTCGGATGTCGATGGGGATGGCGTGGGCGATATTGCGATCCAGGTCGCCGGAAAGACCTGGGGCGCGGAAATCGAGCGACGTAGGGTCTCGATCCGGACGAAGAAAAAGAACCGGAAGCGCAGGCGCCGAATACGCTGGGCTACGCAATGGAAAGCCGCCGATGGCGGACCCGCCCCCGAGTGGCAGGTCCTGGCGCCGTGA
- the infA gene encoding translation initiation factor IF-1: protein MSRDDLIQVTGNVDKILGGGRYQISLDAGQTVTAQLSGRMRRFRIRVIPGDRVQVGLSPYDPTHGFITFRLREGEQPPGT, encoded by the coding sequence GTGTCACGCGATGATCTGATCCAGGTAACCGGAAACGTCGACAAGATTCTTGGCGGCGGCCGCTACCAGATCTCCTTGGACGCTGGACAGACGGTCACCGCCCAGCTGTCTGGCCGGATGCGTCGCTTTCGGATCCGAGTGATCCCGGGCGATCGCGTGCAGGTCGGGCTTTCGCCCTACGATCCGACCCACGGATTCATCACCTTCCGCCTCCGTGAAGGCGAGCAGCCTCCGGGCACCTAG
- a CDS encoding acyltransferase: MGVPSGLLRAWLYAAQASDLARLRWHHARHSGLSVHPTASSAFATARFQLAPGARLTIGAGAATERRPGWLNFLVHEGGEIIVEEGAWLRTEVAPVTLVAYPGGRLVLGPESFVNGAHLSAKTEVRLGRKAQIGPNSKVYDADQHDLDDARPEGRAPVMVGEYAWVASDVTVMKGVAIGAHAIIGARSVVNRDVPPHEFWAGTPARQLGAVGDRSQAR; the protein is encoded by the coding sequence ATGGGAGTTCCGAGCGGCCTCCTGCGGGCATGGCTCTACGCCGCCCAGGCCTCGGATCTGGCCCGGCTGCGCTGGCACCACGCGCGCCATTCAGGGCTCTCGGTCCATCCGACCGCGAGTAGTGCCTTCGCGACGGCGAGGTTTCAACTGGCGCCTGGCGCCCGTTTGACGATCGGCGCTGGCGCTGCAACCGAACGACGGCCCGGCTGGCTCAACTTCCTCGTCCATGAGGGCGGTGAGATCATCGTGGAAGAGGGCGCCTGGCTGCGCACGGAAGTCGCTCCGGTCACTCTGGTGGCGTATCCAGGCGGGCGGTTGGTGCTCGGGCCCGAATCCTTCGTGAACGGCGCCCATCTGAGTGCCAAGACCGAGGTGCGCCTCGGACGAAAAGCCCAGATCGGTCCGAACAGCAAGGTCTACGACGCGGATCAACACGATCTCGACGATGCGCGGCCCGAGGGCCGAGCGCCGGTCATGGTGGGTGAGTATGCCTGGGTCGCGTCGGACGTGACGGTGATGAAGGGAGTCGCCATCGGCGCTCACGCCATCATCGGCGCGCGGTCGGTCGTCAATCGGGACGTGCCTCCCCACGAATTCTGGGCCGGCACCCCGGCGCGGCAGCTGGGTGCGGTGGGGGACCGCAGCCAGGCCCGGTAA